GCACGGGGCCTTCTTCCCTCCATTTTGTGCCTTCAATCTGCACCGCAGCCTTTGGCACCGACAGCCCCATCAGGTCGTTCATGCCGCCCTGCGGAATATTGAAAGTAAAGAGTGAAGGAACAGGGCTTATTGTTTTCATATTCAACGACTCAAACAAATCGTAATCCGTCTCTTTTGAGAAACCACCAGCGGCAATAATCAGGCTTTGGGTGAGCAGTTCGGCGCCCGATTTCGAGCGGAGCAGATACATTCCATCAGGCTTCTTTTGCAGCGATTGAACAGCCCAGCCCGTCCGAATTTCAACCCCGGCTTTCGCGGCTTCTTTCATCAGGCAATTCACGATGCTGGCCGAGTTATCAGAAACGGGGAACATCCTCCCGTCGGCCTCGGTTTTCAGGGCCACTCCCCGACTCTCAAACCAATGGACCGTGTGTAGCGTTCCGAAAATATCAAATGCCTTTTTAAGTTGTTTGCCGCCCCGCGGATAATGGCGCACCAATTGACTGGTGTGCGGACAAGCGTGGGTAACGTTGCAACGCCCCCCTCCGCTAATCGCTACTTTGGCGAGCAGCTTTTGCGTTTTCTCCAGCAAAACTACGGGATGGCCGGATTGCCCGGCATGGATGGCTGCGAAAAAGCCCGCAGCACCGCCTCCGACAACTACAATCGGGCAGTATTCCATTAGGCATCAACAGATTGAATGGCGCGCTGCAGCACCTCGGCAGAATGCATAAGTTGCTCGCGTTCATGTTCGTCAAGACGGGGCTCCAACACGCGCTCAACACCGTTTCCTCCCACAAGGCAGGGCAACGAGAGCGCCACATTCTTCAGGCCATAAGCCCCTTCCATCACCACCGAAAGCGTAACCACGCGGCGGTCATCGCGG
The Cryomorphaceae bacterium DNA segment above includes these coding regions:
- a CDS encoding NAD(P)/FAD-dependent oxidoreductase, giving the protein MEYCPIVVVGGGAAGFFAAIHAGQSGHPVVLLEKTQKLLAKVAISGGGRCNVTHACPHTSQLVRHYPRGGKQLKKAFDIFGTLHTVHWFESRGVALKTEADGRMFPVSDNSASIVNCLMKEAAKAGVEIRTGWAVQSLQKKPDGMYLLRSKSGAELLTQSLIIAAGGFSKETDYDLFESLNMKTISPVPSLFTFNIPQGGMNDLMGLSVPKAAVQIEGTKWREEGPVLITHWGLSGPAVIKLSAWAARDLHGRAYRFNVLVNWTATGEEEVRNALLTRREKHPRQLPASHSMFDLPARLWHRLLERAGIHQKPWSEQSNRELNLLTEQLVRSKFEVNGKTTFKEEFVTCGGIDLSEVNLKTFECHAHPGLFFAGEVLNVDGITGGFNFQHAWTSGFLAGTRAAQKMAELSPLTGDVK